A single window of Archangium lipolyticum DNA harbors:
- the cglB gene encoding adventurous gliding motility lipoprotein CglB: MHAKRNFLGVLLVGAVGGVFATGCQTYDFEPVEPLAITQTTEARRIEARERKPNLMLLVDTSGSMTAPADPSVAACKRNGVTCGNDTFQCPISSGCDTRWSALQNAMEDFLVSSGTVARIGLATYPSDNYCGATASIAIPLPDADKEDEATLKANADKVLAELQSITSYATPTNARVPDGGTPTSRSLAEVGKRQELGTAERSDFVVLLTDGLPNCDEQFPTPYPNAGCFCTLEAGCLDGETAGCLDKNASVAAVEMLRAKEIQTIVIGFGADFNASTEMGRQGAATLDAMARAGGFERKCKVDLDCGTGDSCDKAVGLCNRRFFQAGNRAELVKALREISKKLESDPCLLTFDPEELPTTDDLVVVYLNGERVDQGPDTWTLSGDTIKFTGAVCALLEESTPANPADIEVRAVRTR, from the coding sequence ATGCACGCCAAGCGGAATTTTCTGGGTGTCCTGCTGGTGGGCGCCGTGGGTGGAGTGTTCGCCACGGGCTGCCAGACCTATGACTTCGAACCGGTGGAGCCGCTCGCCATCACCCAGACGACGGAGGCGCGGCGGATCGAAGCGCGAGAGCGCAAGCCGAACCTGATGCTGCTGGTAGACACGTCCGGCTCGATGACGGCGCCAGCGGATCCGAGCGTCGCCGCCTGCAAGAGGAACGGCGTGACTTGTGGCAACGACACGTTCCAGTGCCCCATCTCGAGCGGCTGCGACACGCGTTGGAGCGCGCTGCAGAATGCGATGGAGGACTTCCTGGTGAGCAGCGGGACGGTTGCCCGCATCGGGCTTGCCACCTACCCGTCGGATAACTACTGCGGAGCCACGGCGTCGATCGCGATTCCGCTGCCCGACGCGGACAAGGAAGATGAGGCCACGCTCAAGGCCAATGCCGACAAGGTGTTGGCGGAGCTCCAGAGCATCACCTCCTACGCGACCCCGACGAACGCCCGGGTCCCCGACGGTGGAACGCCCACGAGTCGGAGCCTCGCGGAAGTAGGCAAGCGGCAGGAGCTGGGGACGGCGGAGCGCTCCGACTTCGTGGTGCTGCTGACGGACGGTCTGCCCAACTGCGACGAGCAGTTCCCGACGCCGTACCCGAACGCCGGGTGCTTCTGCACCCTCGAAGCGGGTTGTCTGGACGGCGAGACGGCGGGCTGCCTCGACAAGAACGCCTCGGTGGCGGCGGTGGAGATGCTGCGCGCCAAGGAGATCCAGACCATCGTCATCGGCTTCGGCGCGGACTTCAATGCCTCCACCGAAATGGGGCGTCAGGGCGCGGCGACCCTTGATGCCATGGCCCGGGCGGGTGGCTTCGAACGCAAGTGCAAGGTGGACCTGGATTGTGGCACGGGTGATTCGTGCGACAAGGCCGTGGGGCTGTGCAACCGCCGCTTCTTCCAGGCGGGCAACAGGGCCGAGCTGGTGAAGGCACTGCGGGAGATCAGCAAGAAGCTCGAGTCGGATCCCTGCCTGCTGACCTTCGATCCCGAGGAGCTTCCGACCACGGATGATCTGGTGGTGGTGTACCTGAACGGCGAGCGTGTCGATCAGGGCCCGGACACCTGGACGCTGTCGGGCGATACCATCAAGTTCACGGGTGCCGTATGCGCGCTCCTCGAGGAGTCCACGCCGGCCAACCCGGCGGACATCGAGGTGCGCGCCGTCCGGACCCGGTAG
- a CDS encoding group I truncated hemoglobin, with product MQQTRSLYEQLGGEEMVSKAVTIFYRKVLADPLLKPFFENMDMVRLEAMQRAFLVTAFGGPGSYSGRDMRRAHTRLVVRGMGDVHFDAVITHLDDTLAELNVVKPLRDWARAITESQRKDILGR from the coding sequence ATGCAGCAGACCCGGAGTCTCTACGAGCAGCTCGGCGGTGAGGAGATGGTGTCGAAGGCGGTCACCATCTTCTACCGGAAGGTGCTGGCGGATCCCCTCTTGAAGCCTTTCTTCGAGAACATGGATATGGTCCGCCTGGAGGCCATGCAGAGGGCCTTCCTGGTCACTGCGTTTGGCGGCCCTGGCTCGTACAGCGGCCGGGACATGCGCCGCGCCCATACCCGGTTGGTGGTGCGGGGGATGGGTGATGTCCACTTCGATGCTGTGATCACCCACCTGGACGACACCCTGGCGGAGCTCAACGTGGTCAAGCCACTCAGGGATTGGGCCCGGGCCATCACCGAGAGCCAGCGCAAGGACATCCTCGGCCGCTGA
- a CDS encoding carbohydrate porin — MKNKALLAAITTSCVAVTAHADPLPIIFSGYMRAGTGINVRGGTQVCVGLPGADTKWRLGNECDYVVEPSLNAKLVSLEGSDWHVHFMPGIYRAWGGREFQTYSSPGGQLLPESGTDELVARFGQVFAYGTNIAALGNGKVWVGRRFYNRLQTGINDQFLEINDGDGAGIEDINVGIGKLSVAAMLNPRGSANNNRISVPVRLTGINDLPNGQLALYVTPSVQLKSDDQVNATTPATEANGLAVGLYQTLNGVLLGGNTLVGVKMDWFGTTRNSRVVLQQSAVFGEPTSFGGTVVEGLAEYRINKAAGNAGNKWFGMGVRTDTHLVGPFRVLAEAGHDMVKPDNGGHTRNMTKFTLATAVSAGQEAGSRPTIRLFVTHAIWDEAARASFDATSRLRQVFGDQRSGTSVGLQAEAWW; from the coding sequence ATGAAGAACAAAGCACTGCTCGCGGCCATCACCACCTCCTGTGTTGCCGTGACCGCCCATGCCGACCCACTCCCCATCATCTTTTCGGGCTACATGCGCGCCGGAACTGGCATCAACGTCCGAGGTGGCACGCAAGTGTGCGTCGGTCTCCCCGGTGCCGACACCAAGTGGCGCTTGGGCAACGAGTGCGACTACGTGGTCGAGCCGAGCCTCAACGCCAAGCTCGTCTCCCTCGAAGGCTCTGACTGGCATGTGCACTTCATGCCCGGAATCTATCGCGCCTGGGGCGGCAGGGAGTTTCAAACCTACTCCTCGCCTGGTGGTCAGCTCCTTCCTGAAAGCGGTACCGACGAGCTGGTGGCCCGCTTCGGTCAGGTCTTTGCATATGGGACCAACATCGCGGCGCTCGGCAATGGCAAGGTCTGGGTGGGTCGGCGCTTCTACAACCGCCTTCAGACCGGCATCAACGACCAGTTCCTGGAAATCAACGATGGCGATGGCGCGGGCATCGAGGACATCAACGTAGGTATTGGAAAGCTCAGCGTGGCCGCCATGCTGAACCCACGCGGGAGCGCCAACAACAACCGCATCAGCGTGCCGGTACGGCTGACTGGCATCAATGACCTGCCCAATGGCCAACTTGCCCTGTACGTCACTCCGTCCGTGCAGCTCAAGAGCGACGACCAGGTGAACGCCACCACGCCGGCCACGGAGGCCAATGGACTGGCCGTGGGTCTGTACCAGACCCTGAACGGCGTCCTGCTCGGTGGCAACACGCTCGTTGGCGTGAAGATGGATTGGTTCGGGACCACGCGAAACAGCCGCGTGGTGCTTCAGCAGTCAGCCGTTTTCGGTGAACCCACCTCGTTTGGCGGAACCGTCGTCGAAGGTCTGGCCGAGTACCGCATCAACAAGGCAGCTGGCAATGCCGGCAACAAGTGGTTTGGCATGGGAGTCCGCACCGACACCCACCTCGTCGGTCCCTTCCGCGTGCTGGCCGAGGCAGGCCATGACATGGTCAAGCCGGATAACGGTGGGCACACGCGCAACATGACCAAGTTCACCCTGGCGACGGCGGTGTCCGCGGGCCAGGAGGCCGGCTCCCGCCCGACGATCCGTCTGTTCGTCACGCACGCCATCTGGGACGAGGCGGCCCGCGCCAGCTTCGACGCGACTTCGCGTCTGCGTCAGGTCTTTGGCGACCAGCGGTCGGGCACCTCGGTGGGTCTCCAGGCCGAGGCCTGGTGGTGA
- a CDS encoding sulfite exporter TauE/SafE family protein — protein sequence MLESALSLGLVLGLRHASDADHVCAIASLLRSGQGFRSAVRTALLWSLGHSFAFFAVGAVLVGGRLSVPGAWEPVMELFVAALLVTLGTVQWGHADCPLPSEPEPVRPHSWRVLLVGIVHGLAGSAGIALLALATVHERLPALLFLLSFGLGVSGGMVLLTVLLSLPLGFVVRNSERWRARILKATSALGIGLGVWMGLSGLRALVG from the coding sequence ATGCTGGAAAGTGCCCTGAGCCTCGGGTTGGTACTCGGGCTTCGCCACGCCTCGGACGCCGACCACGTCTGCGCCATTGCTTCGCTGTTGAGGTCCGGGCAGGGGTTCCGGTCGGCCGTGCGCACGGCGCTTCTCTGGAGCCTGGGCCACTCGTTCGCCTTCTTCGCGGTCGGGGCGGTGCTCGTCGGCGGGCGGTTGTCGGTGCCAGGTGCCTGGGAGCCAGTGATGGAGCTCTTCGTCGCCGCCCTGCTGGTGACGCTGGGGACCGTGCAGTGGGGCCACGCGGACTGCCCGTTGCCCTCGGAGCCCGAGCCCGTGAGGCCGCACTCCTGGCGCGTGCTGCTGGTGGGCATCGTTCACGGCCTGGCGGGCTCCGCGGGCATCGCGCTCCTCGCGCTCGCCACCGTCCATGAGCGGCTCCCCGCCCTCCTGTTCCTCCTTTCGTTCGGCCTGGGCGTCTCTGGAGGCATGGTGCTGCTCACCGTCCTCCTGTCCCTGCCCCTGGGCTTCGTCGTCCGGAACTCGGAGCGCTGGCGTGCCCGCATTCTCAAAGCGACCAGCGCGCTCGGCATCGGGCTCGGCGTGTGGATGGGTCTGTCGGGGCTGCGGGCCCTCGTGGGCTGA
- a CDS encoding WD40 repeat domain-containing protein, with translation MRLFDIELPDGVSSVAFSPEGLRIAAATFGGPVLLVDAKSGAVLRELPGHAGGTLSVCFSPDGEQLVTGGQDGQVRVHASESGQELNAWEAGGAWVEHVLWSPSGSYLAAAAGRSVRIWSRRGTLKGGYEQHASTVTSIQWSASGTGIISSCNGGIHRLEAGRKRPLQTLDAESAVLSVAISPDRQYIAAGRQDPSIRLWVVRSAEAVSYDMPGYRAKVRTLAWNSASSLLATGDGEEVAVWELGSRMRERQRALALKAHSERVTGLAFLADGTGTELLLSTGQDGRLCGWNPTRGQRPVWTLQADVALEGLTLSPDRSVAVAIGAGGRLLAWSLARPVRH, from the coding sequence ATGAGGCTCTTCGACATCGAGCTGCCGGACGGGGTCAGCTCGGTGGCCTTTTCGCCAGAGGGGCTCCGCATCGCGGCGGCCACCTTCGGCGGTCCGGTGCTCCTCGTCGACGCGAAGTCCGGTGCGGTGCTCCGGGAGCTGCCTGGACACGCGGGCGGAACGCTCTCGGTGTGCTTCTCTCCGGACGGAGAGCAGCTCGTGACGGGAGGACAGGACGGCCAGGTCCGTGTTCATGCCTCGGAGTCGGGGCAGGAGCTCAACGCCTGGGAGGCCGGGGGAGCCTGGGTGGAGCACGTCCTGTGGTCTCCCTCGGGAAGCTACCTCGCCGCGGCGGCAGGGCGCTCCGTCCGCATCTGGTCTCGCCGGGGTACCCTGAAGGGCGGCTACGAGCAGCACGCCAGCACCGTCACCTCCATCCAATGGAGCGCGAGCGGCACGGGCATCATCTCTTCGTGCAATGGCGGGATTCATCGGCTCGAGGCGGGCAGGAAGCGGCCCCTGCAGACGCTCGACGCGGAGAGCGCGGTCCTCTCCGTCGCCATCAGCCCGGATCGCCAGTACATCGCCGCGGGCAGGCAGGACCCGAGCATCCGGCTCTGGGTCGTGCGCTCCGCCGAGGCCGTCTCCTATGACATGCCGGGTTACCGGGCCAAGGTCCGCACGCTGGCGTGGAACTCCGCCAGCAGTCTCCTGGCCACCGGCGACGGCGAGGAGGTCGCCGTCTGGGAGTTGGGCTCCCGCATGCGCGAGCGGCAGCGCGCGCTTGCCCTGAAGGCCCACTCGGAGCGGGTCACGGGGCTCGCCTTCCTCGCGGACGGCACGGGCACCGAGCTGCTGCTCTCCACCGGGCAGGACGGGCGGCTCTGCGGCTGGAACCCCACCCGGGGACAGCGCCCGGTCTGGACACTCCAGGCGGACGTGGCCCTGGAGGGGCTGACCCTCTCGCCGGACAGGTCCGTGGCGGTGGCCATCGGGGCCGGCGGACGCCTGCTGGCGTGGAGCCTGGCGCGGCCCGTGCGGCACTGA
- a CDS encoding CobW family GTP-binding protein, with the protein MATSEKKIPVTVLTGFLGSGKTTLLNRILTEQHGKRIAVIENEFGEIGIDQALVINADEEVFEMNNGCICCTVRGDLIRILGNLMRRKDRFDHVLVETTGMADPSPVAQTFFVDDEIGSQFKLDGIVTLVDAKHVSLHIDESEECQEQIAFADVIIINKIDLVTPEEVERVERRIRSMNAMARVQRTVRGQVSLESVLDVGGFDLGRALRQKPAFLEPEYPFEWGGVHALRPGLASLVLAEGPDATMDVALVPVDSADEAGLKAGAEKAVRFWSRSPSRRVSGDALSAGDTHFQLDFAKNRGRKVYPLKVPREGFYALFTEHRPEEYALGVEDAAGNVLARRAERYFGAGHSHDETVTSVGIHLEGEVDQHRLNAWLSKVLQEQGTDIFRMKGILAIAGQKNRYVFQGVHMLFDGQPDKPWGNTPRANDLVFIGRNLDREALTEGFRQCLMRKGGPGAQARSPGHGGITRSSRSRSSR; encoded by the coding sequence TTGGCGACTTCGGAGAAGAAGATTCCCGTCACCGTCCTGACCGGGTTTCTGGGCTCGGGCAAGACGACGCTCCTCAACCGCATCCTGACGGAGCAGCACGGCAAGCGCATCGCCGTCATCGAGAACGAGTTCGGGGAGATCGGTATCGACCAGGCGCTCGTCATCAACGCGGACGAGGAAGTCTTCGAGATGAACAACGGGTGCATCTGCTGCACGGTGCGAGGGGACCTCATCCGCATCCTCGGCAACCTCATGCGCCGCAAGGACCGGTTCGACCATGTCCTCGTGGAGACCACGGGCATGGCGGACCCGAGCCCGGTGGCCCAGACGTTCTTCGTGGATGACGAGATCGGCTCCCAGTTCAAGCTCGACGGCATCGTCACCCTGGTGGACGCGAAGCACGTCTCCCTGCACATCGACGAGAGCGAGGAGTGCCAGGAGCAGATCGCCTTCGCCGACGTCATCATCATCAACAAAATCGACCTGGTGACACCGGAGGAGGTCGAGCGGGTGGAGCGCCGCATCCGGAGCATGAACGCCATGGCCCGCGTCCAGCGGACCGTGAGGGGGCAGGTTTCCCTCGAGAGCGTCCTCGACGTGGGAGGCTTCGACCTGGGGCGGGCGCTGCGGCAGAAGCCCGCCTTCCTCGAGCCCGAGTACCCCTTCGAGTGGGGCGGCGTCCATGCGCTCCGGCCGGGTCTGGCCAGTCTCGTCCTCGCGGAGGGTCCGGATGCGACGATGGACGTCGCCCTCGTGCCGGTGGACTCCGCTGACGAGGCGGGGCTGAAGGCGGGCGCGGAGAAGGCCGTCCGCTTCTGGTCGCGCTCGCCCTCGCGCCGCGTCTCTGGCGATGCCCTCTCCGCAGGGGACACCCACTTCCAGCTCGACTTCGCGAAGAACCGGGGCCGCAAGGTGTACCCGCTGAAGGTTCCTCGCGAGGGGTTCTACGCACTCTTCACGGAGCATCGTCCGGAGGAGTACGCGCTGGGGGTGGAGGATGCCGCGGGCAATGTCCTGGCGCGCCGGGCGGAGCGGTACTTCGGCGCCGGCCACTCGCACGACGAGACGGTGACGTCTGTCGGCATCCACCTGGAAGGAGAGGTCGACCAGCACCGGCTGAACGCCTGGCTGTCCAAGGTGCTTCAGGAGCAGGGCACGGACATCTTCCGGATGAAGGGCATCCTCGCCATCGCGGGCCAGAAGAACCGCTACGTCTTCCAGGGGGTACACATGCTCTTCGACGGGCAGCCCGACAAGCCCTGGGGCAACACGCCCCGGGCCAACGACCTCGTCTTCATCGGCCGGAACCTGGACCGGGAGGCACTCACGGAAGGGTTCCGCCAGTGCCTCATGAGGAAAGGCGGCCCCGGGGCTCAGGCCCGCTCCCCGGGGCACGGTGGAATCACTCGCTCCAGTAGGTCTCGGTCATCACGCTGA
- a CDS encoding helix-hairpin-helix domain-containing protein: protein MRRIGQALLAVSLFAGCGGTEIDPSSESIEQRQSSLTQTNVDVAPECQGILGFVNTASFQTLDVYLPSDVATNLVTRRAAAPFVSLADISSVRLVGPTRLEQLASGARNEGFIGSSCIGILDGLAVSTDDAAAIVSLVNTISDSELHDVLPDAWNGASNLLNLRPFTSVQAISNVAGIGDVALRNIRNAATLSRPLEALIDAVNAVPQNGLYGANMARHFDWWEVVTTRGTYRVGRLECFGLEPSSVPYGATVRPNLADAAEVRAEIVDTLSAANQNNQISSSVISAGLANLDALTAGRSFKGCYFSYADDPWSGNNVAIFVDTVNGFSVMTETYWSE from the coding sequence ATGCGTCGTATTGGCCAAGCCCTTCTCGCAGTGAGCCTGTTCGCCGGTTGCGGTGGTACTGAAATCGATCCGTCCTCCGAGTCCATCGAGCAGCGGCAGTCGTCACTCACCCAGACAAACGTGGACGTTGCCCCGGAGTGCCAGGGCATCCTCGGCTTCGTGAACACGGCGTCGTTCCAGACGCTGGACGTGTACCTCCCGAGCGACGTCGCCACCAACCTCGTCACCCGGCGCGCGGCGGCGCCCTTCGTGTCCCTGGCGGACATCTCCTCGGTCCGGCTGGTCGGTCCGACCCGTCTCGAGCAGCTCGCGAGTGGTGCCCGGAACGAGGGCTTCATCGGGTCCAGCTGCATCGGCATCCTGGACGGCCTCGCGGTTTCCACCGATGACGCCGCCGCGATCGTGTCCCTGGTGAACACCATCAGCGACTCCGAGCTGCATGACGTCCTGCCGGACGCGTGGAATGGCGCCTCCAACCTCCTCAACCTGCGCCCGTTCACGTCGGTCCAGGCCATCTCCAACGTCGCGGGTATCGGTGACGTGGCCCTGCGGAACATCCGGAACGCGGCCACGCTGAGCCGGCCCCTCGAGGCGCTCATCGACGCGGTGAACGCGGTGCCGCAGAATGGCCTCTACGGCGCGAACATGGCCCGCCACTTCGACTGGTGGGAGGTCGTGACGACGCGCGGCACCTACCGTGTCGGGAGGCTGGAGTGCTTCGGGCTCGAGCCGAGCAGCGTCCCGTATGGCGCGACCGTCCGGCCGAACCTGGCCGACGCCGCCGAGGTGCGTGCCGAGATCGTGGACACCCTGTCCGCCGCCAACCAGAACAACCAGATCTCCAGCAGCGTGATCTCCGCCGGCCTGGCGAATCTCGACGCACTGACCGCGGGGCGCTCGTTCAAGGGTTGCTACTTCAGCTACGCGGATGACCCCTGGAGCGGGAACAACGTCGCCATCTTCGTCGACACCGTGAACGGCTTCAGCGTGATGACCGAGACCTACTGGAGCGAGTGA
- a CDS encoding CHAT domain-containing tetratricopeptide repeat protein, whose translation MAVLCCAAGAAMGQQGTNTLLEEARSAVEEGTRLEDAGKHTWKQGKYARAEPLLLRALSIREAALGKNHPDVASSLDTLANLYADLGYYDRAAPLHERALAIREAALGKDHPDVAASLNNLARLYQFQGRYGRAVPLHERALAIREAALGKDHPDVASSLNGLATLHQIQGRYSQAEALYTRALAIQETVLGEKHLLVAYSLSNLAFLYQEKGLYARAETLYVRALAVYEAALGENHPKVADALLNLAQLYDEQGLYGHGEPLYARAIFIFEETFDKHPSEATHLLINVGGRLEPLYERALAISEESALGKTHPHIAVPFNNLAFLYNQALFYRWEKLYARGIAIYEEAFGKNHLEVADLLVKSAAHYQDMGMYGRAESLLRRALAIYEATCGKKHLRVAAALNKLAFGYRKQGLYTRAEPLLQRALVIWESALGKNHPDIAWLLTELASVYRNEGRYKRAEPLLQRALATQEAALGKTHPDVALTLNSLASVLQHQRHYERSALLFQRALAIQEVALGKTHPDVALTLNTFAQLRLAQNRLAEALPLLTRAFDISERLLRQEALDFSEAHLAGFLQFIRTDEDRLYSLARAYPDDARVRRLALAAALLRKGRSVEETAGTSRAVYHSLGAQDRDTFERLRYLRTQLARLSLEGPGNLAPADYLHRLKELTARGDALEADLASRSVALRALAELPSPDEIVDRVAATLPPDGALVELILYTDRPLVLTSEVTERSRHPGTLRYLALVLLPDGSSRVIDLGPAAPIDLAASRLRDGLADRDAAYLGLSRELHSLAFQPLLPLLGDARRLYLSPDGQLGLVPFAALHDGNHFLIDTFDFTYLTSGKDLLPRSQRAVGPRSVVVFADPDFGVPPARPSPSQEETPAWGSSIERFFSTRGAGLAERPWVPLPGTLEEAKALQRLIPQAQLFLGGEATKERLLKLPAPRVLHIATHGFFLEDASAAPAGSRALVDLGTSGNEGPGQYPPDPLLRSGLVLAGARSPAANAGENTLLRPEGSLVTALELTGLDLWGTELVVLSACDTGRGDVKPGQGVYGLRRAFVIAGAEAVVMSLWKVNDDTTRVLMEGYYRNLLAGRGRSSAMRDAMLALRQSHPHPTFWAPFIVLGRDAPLRALTR comes from the coding sequence ATGGCTGTCTTGTGCTGCGCGGCTGGCGCGGCCATGGGGCAGCAGGGAACGAACACGCTCCTGGAGGAGGCGCGGTCTGCCGTTGAAGAGGGCACGAGGCTCGAGGACGCGGGCAAGCACACCTGGAAGCAGGGGAAGTACGCCCGCGCGGAGCCGCTCCTCCTGCGCGCGCTTTCCATCCGGGAAGCGGCCCTCGGCAAGAACCATCCCGACGTCGCTTCTTCTCTCGACACCCTCGCCAACCTCTACGCGGACCTGGGTTACTACGACCGTGCGGCTCCGCTCCACGAGCGTGCGCTCGCCATTCGCGAAGCGGCCCTCGGCAAGGACCATCCCGACGTCGCCGCCTCTCTCAACAACCTCGCTCGCCTCTACCAGTTCCAGGGGCGGTACGGCCGTGCGGTACCGCTCCACGAACGCGCGCTCGCCATTCGCGAAGCGGCCCTCGGCAAGGACCATCCCGACGTCGCATCCTCTCTCAACGGCCTCGCGACCCTCCATCAGATTCAGGGGCGATACAGCCAGGCCGAGGCGCTCTACACGCGCGCGCTCGCCATCCAAGAAACAGTTCTTGGAGAGAAACACCTCCTCGTCGCCTATTCGCTCAGCAATCTTGCCTTCCTCTATCAGGAAAAGGGGTTGTATGCCCGGGCCGAGACGCTCTACGTGCGTGCGCTCGCCGTCTACGAGGCAGCCCTCGGAGAGAACCATCCCAAGGTCGCCGACGCCCTCTTGAACCTCGCGCAACTCTATGACGAGCAGGGATTGTACGGGCATGGCGAGCCACTCTATGCGCGCGCGATCTTCATCTTCGAGGAGACCTTCGACAAGCATCCCTCCGAAGCCACCCATTTGCTCATCAACGTCGGTGGCCGGCTCGAGCCGCTCTATGAACGCGCGCTCGCGATCAGCGAAGAATCCGCTCTCGGCAAGACGCATCCCCACATCGCCGTCCCCTTCAACAATCTCGCCTTCCTCTACAACCAGGCGCTCTTCTACCGGTGGGAGAAGCTCTACGCGCGTGGAATCGCCATCTACGAAGAGGCCTTCGGCAAGAACCATCTCGAGGTCGCCGACCTGCTCGTCAAATCCGCCGCCCACTATCAGGACATGGGGATGTACGGCCGGGCGGAGTCTCTCCTGCGGCGAGCACTCGCCATCTACGAGGCAACCTGCGGCAAGAAACATCTGCGGGTTGCCGCGGCGCTCAACAAGCTGGCTTTCGGTTATCGGAAACAAGGATTGTACACACGGGCGGAGCCGCTCCTCCAGCGCGCGCTCGTCATCTGGGAGTCGGCGCTCGGCAAGAATCATCCAGACATCGCCTGGCTACTCACCGAGCTCGCCAGTGTCTATCGGAACGAGGGACGCTACAAACGGGCGGAGCCGCTCCTTCAGCGCGCGCTGGCCACTCAGGAAGCGGCGCTCGGAAAGACACACCCCGATGTCGCCCTCACACTCAACAGCCTCGCCAGTGTCCTTCAGCACCAGCGGCACTACGAACGGTCGGCCCTGCTCTTCCAGCGCGCACTCGCCATTCAGGAAGTGGCGCTCGGAAAGACACACCCCGATGTCGCCCTCACGCTCAACACGTTCGCCCAACTCCGCCTCGCCCAGAATCGCCTCGCCGAAGCCCTGCCCCTCCTCACGCGGGCCTTCGACATTTCCGAGAGGCTCCTCCGCCAGGAGGCGCTCGACTTCTCCGAGGCGCATCTGGCGGGCTTCCTCCAATTCATCCGCACCGATGAGGATCGCCTCTATTCCCTGGCCCGGGCGTATCCAGACGACGCCCGCGTGCGGCGCCTGGCGCTCGCCGCCGCGCTGCTGCGCAAGGGCCGCTCCGTCGAGGAGACCGCCGGCACCTCCCGCGCCGTCTACCACAGCCTGGGTGCCCAGGATCGCGACACCTTCGAGCGGCTGCGCTACCTGCGCACCCAGCTCGCCAGGCTGTCGCTCGAGGGCCCCGGCAACCTCGCTCCCGCCGACTACCTGCACCGCCTGAAGGAGCTCACCGCACGGGGGGATGCCCTCGAAGCCGACCTCGCCTCGCGTTCCGTGGCCCTTCGCGCGCTCGCGGAACTGCCGTCTCCTGACGAGATCGTCGACCGCGTCGCGGCCACGCTTCCCCCCGATGGCGCTCTCGTCGAGCTCATCCTCTACACGGACCGCCCGCTCGTCCTCACGTCCGAAGTCACGGAACGGTCACGACACCCAGGCACGCTCCGCTACCTGGCCCTGGTGCTCCTTCCGGATGGAAGCAGCCGCGTCATCGACCTGGGGCCCGCCGCGCCCATCGACCTCGCCGCCTCGCGCCTGCGGGATGGCCTCGCCGACCGTGACGCCGCCTACCTGGGCCTCTCCAGGGAACTCCATTCCCTCGCCTTCCAGCCCCTCCTGCCGTTGCTCGGTGACGCCCGCCGCCTCTACCTCTCGCCCGACGGACAGCTCGGCCTCGTCCCCTTCGCCGCGCTCCACGACGGCAACCACTTCCTCATCGACACCTTCGATTTCACCTACCTCACCTCGGGCAAGGACCTCCTGCCTCGCTCCCAACGGGCCGTTGGGCCACGTTCGGTCGTCGTCTTCGCCGACCCGGACTTCGGCGTCCCACCCGCACGCCCCTCTCCTTCCCAGGAAGAAACACCCGCCTGGGGCTCCTCCATCGAGCGCTTCTTCTCCACGCGGGGAGCCGGCCTCGCCGAGCGGCCCTGGGTTCCATTGCCCGGCACCCTCGAGGAAGCCAAGGCCCTCCAGCGCCTCATTCCCCAGGCGCAGCTCTTCCTGGGAGGGGAAGCGACGAAGGAGCGGCTCCTGAAACTCCCGGCGCCCAGGGTCCTCCACATCGCCACCCACGGCTTCTTCCTCGAGGATGCCAGCGCCGCGCCCGCGGGTTCCCGCGCGCTCGTAGACCTGGGCACGTCTGGCAATGAGGGCCCTGGACAGTACCCGCCCGACCCGTTGCTGCGCTCCGGTCTCGTCCTCGCGGGTGCACGGAGCCCGGCGGCGAACGCTGGCGAGAACACCCTGCTCCGGCCCGAAGGCTCCCTGGTGACCGCCCTCGAGCTCACCGGTCTCGACCTGTGGGGCACCGAGCTCGTCGTCCTCTCGGCCTGTGATACCGGCCGCGGGGACGTCAAGCCCGGACAGGGCGTCTACGGACTCCGCCGGGCCTTCGTCATCGCGGGGGCCGAAGCCGTGGTGATGAGCCTTTGGAAGGTGAACGACGACACCACACGGGTGCTCATGGAGGGGTACTACCGCAACCTCCTCGCGGGCAGGGGGCGTTCCTCCGCCATGCGCGATGCCATGCTCGCCCTACGTCAGTCTCATCCCCATCCCACCTTCTGGGCCCCGTTCATCGTCCTGGGCCGTGATGCACCCCTGCGCGCGCTCACCCGGTGA